The following DNA comes from Triticum aestivum cultivar Chinese Spring chromosome 3D, IWGSC CS RefSeq v2.1, whole genome shotgun sequence.
aaaataatatttttggcgtaatatttctgtaatttaataaaaaatgtattatttaaaaaaatttagCTTGAAAAGTAGTAGTTTTTTTCGTTAAATAGTCCATATCGGACACATATACCTAATGTAGACCAGTCACATGGAGCACCACGAACAAGGGCGGAATGCATCGAGCAAAATTGGAGTCCTCAGATAAGCTGTTGCAGACTCAATTGCAGGCCACGTGGAGCACTCCAGACCCTCGCACTGAGCTAGGGACATCCGATCACTAGAGAGTGCCGCTGGGAACACCCAGGAAGACAGTCTGGGGGGTCACGCGGGCACGCGGCCAAGAGCGAAATAACCGATGCATGAACGACCACGTTACTTAGCCTGCAAATTGCGTCTTACATGGACCAGGAACATGCGTCGTCGTCACCGCCAGGAAATGGAACCAGGAATATTCAACTCCGCCGTGAATCATGGAATGGGAAGTCTTCACCGCAGATCACCGCCGCGCTGCCCTCACAGCCGCTGCGGCATGGTCACCGCCGGGATGTGTCGCGGACTCGTGGCCGAGATCAAAGGTCTGTCATGCTTGAAAGAAAACGGATTAAGTTTTAACCATATGCTCCTAATTTTTACACCTAAAATGCTCCTATGCTTTCGGGGAGCTCAAATAAAATATGACACTTACCCTATGCTCCCTCCATATCATGACCAAGTGCGGTCGCGGGAGGTCCAAAGACAATAGTAGGCCGAGCATGATGCCCACTTGACACACACATGACTCGGATGAGCGTGACGGCGCATCTGGGACGTAAAAAAGATCAAGCTGAGACAACGACTTACACGTCCATTATTCATGTACTACATGTTTTTCCCTGTACAAAAGCACGAGTATTTGCTAGCAAGCTAGCATCAAACTGATCTCTCCAAGATCATGCGTATCGTCGACTCGTCGCGATCGGACAGGTTATTGCTGGCCTAACGCTATCTCATCGCCTGACCCTGTCTGCGCATAGTCATGAGGCAGGCAGCACAGATACCTTGTCGAGTCGACCCTGACCGCTGAGCCGCTCCACGTACATATATTCGTCCACCCACTCGCGGAAAAGAAGGGGAAAATGGGTACAAAGGCAACGTGTTGGTTCGCGGACCAGAAAGGATGAGCGCGACGGGAGGTGGCCGAAAAGCGGCAGTGGATTGTTGCATCATGCATGATTAATCACACGGTAATTGCAGCGCTAAGTTAAGTAGAAAGGACAAAACGCAGTTATACACGTATGCATGGTAAAAAATGTTAAACCCACCTGAAAGTAGCTTACGGGGAAATTAAGCACGTACGCGTCCACATCCCCACCGACCTCTCCCCATGATTTTTCACCGTGACCTTTTGTGAATTTTTTATATTTAAAAAAAAGTTGCGGTCTATTCATCTGTCAAGGCAGTAAAAAAACATCACAAGTAATTTAACCATATAAGGATAGTATAAGTAGAAAGGACAAAACGCAGTTAAAGCAAGATTGTACACGTATGCACGGTAAAACATGTTAAACCCACCTGAAAGTAGCTTACTGCAGAATTAAGCACGTACGTGTCACATCCCCCACCAACCTCCCCACGATTTTCAGCGTGGCCTCTTGtgtatttctttattttttcaaaaaatcttcTTCTTGTTCGAGAAAACTCAACTGTCGAAGTAGTACAAAGAACACGAGAAGTAAAAAAAAATACATTCAGGTCCATAGACCACcaagcaacgactacaagcactggagtgaGATGAAGGCGCGATGTCGTCTCTtcgcccctccctcatcggagcTGGGCAAACCTTGTCATATAAtagacagtcgagaagtcgtcgtgctaaggccccataggaccagcgcacaaCCGCCACCGATGAAGAGAAGGGTAGATTGATCATTCTGTAGACACACGAACACAGACGAACGAAAACATGATCCACGTGGATCCACCGAAGATAAACGCCGGCCGAATCCCACGAGATCCGCCAGAGACAAGCCTCCACACGCCCTTCGACGATGCTAGAAACACCACTGGAACGGGGGCTAGGCTGGGAGAACactattccatcttcagagagctgCCGGgcacaaactctaacaaaactcaaAAAAGCATGAAAAATGACTTAAACCCTATATGACCAGCGcatcagaacaacaaccgccgccgatgaagagtagcgtatatcgaaaggatccaacctgacgAACACATGAACGTGGACGAACTATGACCAGATTCGAGAAAATCCACCAAAGGACAAATCCGCTGAAGACACATctccacacgcccaccggcgatgctagacacaccaccgggacgggggctaggcggggagaaccttattccattttTAGGGAGCCGCCAACGTCTCGTTTTCCTGAGCAGGacgcaaaccctaacaaaactggaAGGAACAACTAAAAATATAGctctcccaccggcaagggccatGATCCACCTCACCGCCATGACCCTAAGGCCACCGAAGACGAGGTGCATCGGCGACACGAGGACACGATTCGTGAAGTAATTGGATCCCACACGAGGACACGGTAAATTTTAAGTGTCAATGATAAAACTTACGGGTTTTGCATCTAAAACTGCCAAGTTTCAGAGATATAATTTTAAGCAATTTTTTTGGTCGGACAGGGACACAAAATAATTGATTTTTACCGCCCGCTCGTACTAAGTTTCAACATTAAAACTTAACATGTTTTTTCTTCTAAAAGTGGTCAAATTGTATTTAAAATGAATCTTATTTGAAAGCACTGACCATGAGAAACACGAGTATAAAAACAGAACTTAATTTGGattttttgtttaaaagatataaactTTGAAAATCGGGAGCCAAAATAAAAAGGCGGCACCAGGGACTTGCGTGCCCCCGCACTTGGGTGCCCTAAATCCTTGTTCGGTGACCATAGAGAAAAGTAAAGCCCTTAATCCTCATTCGGTGACCATAGAGAAAAGTAAAGCTTATACGAGGACGACGTTTAGGTGCCCAAATGCAGTTGCTCCTTGTGAAcagtaaaattaaaaaaaaagtaAAATAATTCAAAACATCCTTTTTTTTTGCCTCCAGGACCGGAAGAATTGAACCCTCTTTGGGAGATTAAGTTGGCCTTGAAGATTCATATCTTCCTATGGCGGTTAATCCATGGCCGTTAATGCTCGGGAGTTCAAGTTCTAAAATGTAATGGTCCAGTGATGGTTGATGTCTATTGTGTGAGGTCGACGAGGACTCCAACCACATTTTCTTCACATGTCCCTCAGCTCGGTGTTTTTGGAGCTGCCTTCGTGAGGTGGTGGGTGGCAGGTGGTGACATTGTAACCTTCCAAACATGTTTCTGGAGGTTCAAACCCATCACACTTCCATACGGCCAGCTCTATGGTAGTAGTTGGGGTGCTTACCTTTTTTCGATAAAGAGTTGGGGTGCTTACCTGGACTGTATGGAATATTCATAATAAACTTGTGATTGAACATGTGATCACTCGTCTGGCTACTGATGCTATTTGCAAAATATGCGGATTTTTGCAGCTATGGAAGCCACTTAGAAAGCGGCATGCTCGAGACGATATCGACCAGATCACCACGGACCTTCGCTCCATCGTTGCGCGTCTTGCACCACCGCTTCCTCCGCCTCCACCCGagccggattagttgcttagtttttATTCAGGGCTGTGTTATGCTGAGCCCCTAGCAAGACTTTGTTTGCTTGTCTTATTTTCTCGCAACTTGAACTCCCCATATGTCGTACGAACCTTCTTGTTGGATGTTGCGTTATaatccaggggggggggggggggactcgtTTTCATCAAACTAGGTGCTTGCAATTTTTTGTACGAGATGACCTTGGtagaaagaaaaacaaaatcaGATCTGGAAATTTTTTCACACCACCGGACAATTTGAAGCTTAGTTTTTTTTTGTAGCGAGCTCCTCTGATCTCATCTAAGCACGGAATTTTGCAAGCATGTAGTAGAAGAGTTGAGCGTCTTTGATGTACAAAAATTTCAGATCCTTTTgatatttttgctattttatttgaatttactattcaccgGGAACGTATGACCCACGGATTTgatatttttgctattttatttgaatttactattcatcggGGACGTATGACCCAGGGATCAGCTAGTACTACTATGAATTGCCGAGCTTATATTTACTTATTCACAATAGCTACATGTAAGTTGACTGAATTTACAATTTGAGTAAGTCAGATTTTGTAAAAGCATGAACGGTTGAAGGAGGAAGCAAgttggaggaagaagaaagaaggtCGACCGTTGAATCTTTAATCTATTGGCTCAGAAAATCGACTTACCCCAAAATAAATTTTCAGGCGACTTACATATAGcctgtcccttacttattaagtgGACATATTGTCTCTCCGTGCTAATGACTTGCGTGCAGTAATAATCCTAGGATTAACTTGAGACGAGTCGGAATAGTACCAAGCCGTAAGAATAAATTAcgaaactactccctctgttattaaatatttgtctttgtagagatttcaaacggactaccacatacggatgtatataaatatattttaaagtgtagattcactcattttgcttcgtatgtagtcacttgttgaaatatctagaaagacaaatatttaggaatgaggGAGTACTTTATGCAGCGTGACATGCCGGGGCAGTCGGACCCGGACCGGCGATTACGCAGACCAAATCTTGTTCACTATATAATGCGGCGCCCTCTTGATCGATCAGCAACGAATCATCCAAGATAGCAGCAGCTAATCCCGCATCTCGATCTTTCGCGACGTCCACTTACCATACGTACGTCCGGGGATCGATCGATGGTGAGAGATCAGAAGGCGATGGCGTCGCCGCCGGCCGCGCTCCCGGAGGACATCGCGCTGGAGATCCTCGCGCGCGTGCCGGACGCGGCGGGCCTCTTCCGCTGCGCCGCGGCGTGCAGGCGCTGGAGGACGCTGGTGGCCGACCcgtccttcctccgccgccgctggcCGGACGGCGCGCGCCACCCCTCCTCGCTCCTCGGCTTCTTCGGCCAGGAGTGGTGCCGCCGCCCCGGCGGAGAGGATCGCGGGGACGTCCCTGATTCGCCGGGCTTCGTCCGCGCGCCGGGGTCGGTCCTCGGGTCCGAACACCCCTTCCTGGGCTCCTTCGTGCCCGGCGCCGCCGGCATCTTCGACCGCGCGGTGCCGCTCGCCTCGCATCGCGGCCTCCTCCTCGTGCGCTTCGTCCCagccggcggcgcgggcgcggaCCCGAGCGCCGACGTGGACCGCCTGGCCGTGTGCAACCTGCACTCCGGCGCATGCGACGTGCTCCCCCCGCTCGAGCGCGGCTGGTTCTTCGACTACGTGGACGCGAGCGCGTACGCCGTCGTGAGCCAGGGGCCGGCGTCCTTCAAGGTGCTGATCGTCGGCTACAACAACGAGGGCAGCCAGCAGTACGACATCCGGACGTTCTCGTCCGGCGGCGAGccgagctggagcgcgccgagCAAGCTCTTCAACCCGATAGAGCACggcatcttcgggccgttgaagcagCGCGGCGCCGTGGTGCGCCACGGGACGGTGCACTGGCTCATCTGGGACCTCGTCGACTTTCACGCCATCGACGTGGACGCCATGACCGGCCGCGTGTCCCTGCAGAAGCTCCCGGCCCCGAGACCGCGCGACATGGAATACCACCTCTACGACACGCCACGCCTGAGCGTCGCGGCCGACGAGACGGCCCTGTCGTCGCTCTGCCTGTTCAGGGAGCCCCTCCGAGTAGAGACCTGGACGAGGGGGGACGTCTGCGAGGAGGGCGATGGGCATTGCGGGCGAGACTGGTGCCGTGCTAGGGTGGTGGAGCTGCGACCACCCGAGCAGAAGCAAATCGACACGCCGGTGTGCATGTGCTTGGGGGAGAGGAGCGGCACGTTGCTCATCAAGGACCTTCACCGGTGCATGTACATCGCGGATCTGGAAAGTGGCGCCATGGAGGAGACGACCGACAAGCAGTTTTGCCGTGGTCTCGACGGCTGCAAGACGGCGTTCCCAGTGGAGATCGACTGGCCTGCCTTCTTCAAGTGTCGCCTTGGTGGAAAGTCAGGTGTTTAATTTGGCGACAAGCGCGGCAAACTTTGAAGCTTATGATAATAATGCTTCTGGCTTCTTTGACAAAACATGATTCTATTTTTGAGCCAATTGTCcaatctatacttcatttgcaTATTTTGTGTTCTTGAGAATTAGGACTTCTTTTTGCGGAGCTCGAAAACTAGGACTTCGAAATAAGACAGCTCTAGAACCTATTTTGACAAGTTTTGAAATTTGAATTCTGAATCATGGTGAGACAAAGATAAAATATGCAGACATGTTATAAATTGGACAATCAGTCAGAAAGATAAAACATATTCAAGCTTGGAGATCACGTGAAAAAAGTAGGGGCAGATGAAGCATTGCATATCTTGGTGGGTGGAGCACATGCTCCTTGTCTCCCCACTTTTGGTAACAATAAAACATGAAGCTGTTGTTCTCTTCCTCTATGATCACTTGCTCCATTTTCTTGCTGATGAGGTCAAGAGTGAATATTCTACCACACTTCTTTTGCCCCACGAGTACTACACATGTGCTCTCTGCAAAGGACAAGATTTCAATTCCCTCGACTTGCTGGGGCATCAGCTCGGACCGCACCCATCTTTCCATACCCTCACAACTATGATCATTGTCTTGTTCTTGCTTGGTCCAAAGTTCAAGGATATTTTTTCTCTCTGATATGAAGAAATGAAAGCTTTTCTTTCTCAAGGATGcatgggaaggggggggggggggggggggggggcaagccacGTTTGATTTTAATTGGGATCTTGGCTAAGGTAACATTTGTCGTGTCAGCAGTTATGTTGAGCGTGTAGAAGTTTGTATTGTCTCTGTACAACCAATGCACAATGTCACCGTTCACCACGCCGGCACGCGGCCCAGACCCGGTGAGGCCACAAGTTTGGAAGCACTTGATAGACGAACTCCAACTGCACAGGGCGGAGGAGTAAGAGAATACGTACTCTAGCTTGTCATGGTAGCATCGAGTGGTGAGGGATGACCGGTGGCATGGTGGTCTGCTCCCGTGACAAGGGCATAGCCGATCATATAATACCCGACATCAAGGGCGTCCAGGTCCTGTGGAGGCGGTGGGAGGAGACGCGTGCTCCGCTGGCCGATCAGGGGATGGCACACGACCAGATGGAGCTTCCGCCAGCCATGGGTCGGGCGATGCATCAGGAGAAGGCCGCGATGCGACAGCAGGGGTCTCGCGTAGTTGAAGATTCCATCGTTGTTGGGGATGAACTTGGTGAAGTGAGGCGCTCGCCGCCGGACTGCTGCGCACGAAGCCTGAAGAACTGCGGTGGCAGTCGGATTTCCTTTTCTTCGGCAGCTTCGGTATTTTCACCGGGTGTCGCTTCCGGTGTGCAGAAAGCACCAAGGATGAAGGAGGACCGGTGGCGCGCGTTCTCCGGCGAGATGCCGACTCGCCGGAGGAAGGCCGGGCAGCTGATGAGGCAGAACCAACGCGTGCTGGTGCCCGCGCAGCGGATGAGGTCGAGAATGGCCGGTGCCACGCGCGCGAAGATCTCGCGCAggagagttaattgcacagaagtaccacaattcggGCATCACATGCTGATTGGTACCACGATTGTTAATTTTTGCATGTCAGTACCATGATTGCTCCAGGTTTTTTCAAATAAGGCTACACCGCGTATTTATACGTATTGACGCTCGATCCGACAGATCGGAcccacccgtcaggtgccacgctGGCCAATCGGCGCGTGCCCGCGCGCTGACTAGGACGAGCCGGTGCGCTGCTGCTCTCCAACCCGGTCCGGTCGCACCAGCTCGCCCCCGCCGCACCTCCTCTCCTCGCTCGCTCGAACCCTAGTCTATGGCGTCGGCGACTCCggcaggcggcggcgagggcgtccaCGGCGGCGGTGAGATGCCGTTCTGGCCTCCTAGCGGAACGGCTGGcgtcgacggcgatggcggcgacgactccagctccgcgtactcgaccgacgacgaggaggagtcgaTGTTACTCAGCATGGAGCAGCGGTTGCGGTTGGCGCAGCAGTGGGTGGCGAACCCTAGCAGCAGCCATCAGTTGACGCATGGACTTGGCGGCGTGCTGTAAGTACCCTTGTCCTCCTCCTGCTCTGGTTTATCCAAttggggatttttagggtttgttcATCTTCTTGTTTATCCAGTTGGGGATTAGGGTTTGTCCAATTGTAGTGACTAGTATAGGACAATTACAGTAACCTAGTAACTCAGTGTATTGCACTCTCAAATTAGTTCAATTACAGTAACAATTTGGGATTATGACCTTGTCTTTTTCCTTGATTTTGCTATTGTGTTGAAATAGTAAAGTACATTGTTCTGTACTGTAAATATTAGACTTACAGGTTACTTTAGTAGCATTGTTCTGTACTGAAATAGCATCTGTAATAGTAGAGTTAATAGTAAATATTAGACTTACAGGTTACTCTAAATTGTTCTGTACTGTACTGTTGCTCTCCAAATTAAGAGTAATTATAATGAATACATGAAATTTAATTTTTTCTATAGTTTGGATGAAGACATTTGGCAAGTAAGGATCCATTTTGATGCAAGAGAACCATTGGAGATGAAGCTGTGTGGTTCAGATATTACTTATCTAAATTTGGTTGCAGTGATGGAAATCCAAGGATTTAATGCATATGATTGTTTGTATCACATTGAAAATCCATCTTTAGGAGAGAAAGGGCTGGATTTGGTAGACAGTCATGTAGAATTACAGAAGATAAAGAGGAAGATCCAGGACAAATTGGTGCTTGATTTGCTAGTCAGGGCTTGTCCACCCCCGATATTGATTTTGAGTTGTAGCAATGTGAAATGCCAGAGTTGTCCACTGTGGTGTACCAAGAGCCTGTTGTTTTCGATCTGAGTGAGCCTCCTGTCTTAGCTGTTGATCAGCAAGGAGTAGTTTTTGAGAGTCAATGTAGCAACTCTAGCACACCTCATCTTGCTGGTGTTTGCACACAAGAAAGCAAGAATGCAACAGCCAAGTTGAAAGCAgttttggaagaagaagaagagggatatcAAGGATTTGAGGCATATGAGGACAGTGATGCTAATGCCTCTGATGAGGATGCTCAAATTGGAAATGACCATCATTACATGGGTGATGATGAAGATGTAGAGGTGGAAGAGGGAAAGAGACAAAGAGAGCTAGAAGTACAAGAGGAAGAATCATATGATGAGCAATTAGAAGAGGAAGAAATGctgcattatgagggtgacactgaAGTTGAGGACCCATTTGAGGTAGAGGAAGATAGGaattttgaagaagaagaagaaactataGTTGAACctgtgaagaagaagcagaagctacCAGTTAGAAGAGGACCAACAACTAGGTCACATCGTAGTAAGCTACCAGAGGTTGAACCTGATTTCAGAccatcatcagatgaagaagagAAGGGGTTGTTGAGGGAGAGTGATGATGATGGTTTTGAGCCAGCCTCTTTTGTCCTACCAAAGAAAAGGAAGAGTAGGGCAAAGAAAAGGCCTGCTAGGAAGTGGTACAATGAGAAAATGGAGCAACCACATGAGCAACTGTGTATGAAGTTGTGTTTTAGGGATCAACATCAATTCAGagatgctttgttgaatttgcacatCACTCAGGCCAGGAATTTTAAGTATCACAGGAATTCAGATCAGAGGATAATTGTTGAGTGTCCAGATAAACAATGCCAGTTCTTTATGGTGGCAGCAGTTATAAAAGGGGAGAAAACCTTTGTAATTAAGAAGATGAGACTAGAGCACACTTGCCCTAGTACCACTGAGACCACCAGGGTTAGTGCTAAGTGGCTAGCACAGAAATATGAGCATCTCTTCAGATCTGATATAACTACTGGTATTCAGACAAtaattgatgcatgcatggaaaaATATGGTGTAGATGTGCCCAAGTGCATGGCATATAGGGCAAAGAACATAGCTATTGAAGCTGTCTTAGGGGATCACAAGAAGCAATATCCTAGGCTTAAAGACTATGCAGGTGTTGATGGATGCTTCATTAAGCTCACTACAGGAGCTCAACTCcttgctgccactggtagagatggcaacaacaacataTATCCACTGGCATTTGGCATAGTTGGACAAGAGGCACACCTAGTtggtgttggtttctacaccaactgaAAATTTGCCTAGGTGGAGAAGTGGGCAAGTTTGGACCTTATACTATAATGTCAGATAGACAAAAGGTATGTGTTTGCACATTTCATTTTCTTTTGCACAAGTGTTAACAGTAGCTAAGAGTTTCATTGGTGCATATTTATTTACCTTGTAGCTTAGACTTGTTAAATTGTTTGTGTCAGGGGTTATTGAATGCAGTGAATGCTGTCTTTCCAAATTGCAACCAAAGATTCTGCCTTAGGCATTTATATGCAAATTTCCAAAATGCTGGGTTTAGGGGTGAAGATCTTAAGAAGTGCATGGATAATGCTAACTATGCCTACAATGAACACAAATTTAATATTGCAATGAATGATCTTAGAGCTGAAAGTGAGGAAGCTTGGGAGTGGCTTACT
Coding sequences within:
- the LOC123080421 gene encoding uncharacterized protein: MVRDQKAMASPPAALPEDIALEILARVPDAAGLFRCAAACRRWRTLVADPSFLRRRWPDGARHPSSLLGFFGQEWCRRPGGEDRGDVPDSPGFVRAPGSVLGSEHPFLGSFVPGAAGIFDRAVPLASHRGLLLVRFVPAGGAGADPSADVDRLAVCNLHSGACDVLPPLERGWFFDYVDASAYAVVSQGPASFKVLIVGYNNEGSQQYDIRTFSSGGEPSWSAPSKLFNPIEHGIFGPLKQRGAVVRHGTVHWLIWDLVDFHAIDVDAMTGRVSLQKLPAPRPRDMEYHLYDTPRLSVAADETALSSLCLFREPLRVETWTRGDVCEEGDGHCGRDWCRARVVELRPPEQKQIDTPVCMCLGERSGTLLIKDLHRCMYIADLESGAMEETTDKQFCRGLDGCKTAFPVEIDWPAFFKCRLGGKSGV